A genomic window from Flavobacterium sp. I3-2 includes:
- a CDS encoding BrxA family protein, producing MFLYNLILYIYEYLLFKMQINSNINIIGGLPEFNLIKTFLIKTELQDKSHVEYSDIRTLKSVNRFKKAITESFTSSNENLNQLILPFIEKQSIEDNSYLLFLLFSFNNELFRHLNNQVFFPVYYSGRRIIKKEEVEICLKDLQKTNEKLGNWSDSTITTTASKYLTLLKKFGLLKGVQKKEIIYKNLSSEEFLVFIYFLSIAEENSNKIHSEWIKYSFYENEFFLQKVLEKQLIRYVEVQYNGDNLKIKPMINYDKLYETLKSS from the coding sequence ATGTTTTTATATAATTTGATATTGTATATTTACGAGTATCTTTTATTTAAAATGCAAATTAATTCAAATATAAATATCATTGGTGGTTTACCTGAATTCAATCTGATCAAAACTTTTTTGATAAAGACTGAATTACAGGATAAAAGCCATGTAGAATATTCTGATATAAGAACACTTAAGTCGGTTAATCGATTTAAAAAAGCCATCACAGAATCGTTCACGTCTTCGAATGAAAACTTGAATCAATTAATACTTCCATTCATAGAAAAACAGTCTATAGAAGATAATAGTTATTTATTATTTCTTCTATTTTCCTTCAATAATGAATTATTTAGACATCTAAATAACCAAGTGTTTTTTCCTGTTTATTATTCTGGGAGACGAATCATCAAAAAAGAAGAAGTTGAAATTTGTCTAAAAGATCTGCAAAAAACGAATGAAAAATTAGGCAATTGGTCAGATTCTACTATAACGACAACGGCTTCAAAGTATCTAACGCTTCTCAAGAAGTTTGGACTTCTAAAGGGGGTTCAAAAGAAAGAAATTATCTACAAGAATCTATCATCTGAAGAATTTCTAGTATTCATTTATTTTTTGTCTATAGCAGAAGAAAATTCGAATAAGATTCATTCCGAATGGATTAAATATTCATTTTATGAAAACGAGTTTTTCCTTCAAAAAGTGTTGGAAAAACAACTGATCCGTTATGTCGAAGTACAATACAACGGAGATAATTTAAAAATAAAACCAATGATTAACTACGATAAACTTTATGAAACACTTAAATCCTCATAA
- a CDS encoding type II toxin-antitoxin system HigB family toxin, which produces MRVIAIKTLRVFWTKHADSEQQLKAWYQEAEKATWKNSNEIKTEYPSACILEDNRICFNIKGNHYRLIVKINFMHQMMWIRFIGTHAEYDKINANTI; this is translated from the coding sequence TTGAGAGTTATAGCAATAAAAACATTACGTGTTTTTTGGACAAAACATGCAGATAGTGAACAGCAATTAAAAGCTTGGTATCAAGAGGCAGAAAAAGCAACTTGGAAAAATAGTAATGAGATAAAGACCGAGTATCCAAGCGCATGTATTTTAGAAGATAATAGAATATGTTTTAATATTAAGGGAAATCATTACCGATTAATTGTCAAAATAAACTTCATGCATCAAATGATGTGGATTCGTTTTATAGGAACCCACGCAGAATATGATAAAATTAATGCCAATACCATTTAA
- a CDS encoding type II toxin-antitoxin system HigA family antitoxin produces MKLKPIKSEQDYETALERLEVIFDALPGTEESDELEILGILIEKYEKEHYPMDLPDPIEAIKFRMEQMGYTQNDLAEMIGLKSRASEILNRKRKLSLEMIRTLTQKLHIPSEVLIQTY; encoded by the coding sequence ATGAAATTGAAACCTATAAAATCAGAACAAGATTACGAAACAGCTTTAGAAAGACTAGAGGTGATTTTTGACGCACTTCCTGGAACGGAAGAAAGTGATGAATTGGAGATTTTGGGAATATTGATTGAAAAATATGAAAAAGAACATTACCCAATGGATTTACCAGATCCAATTGAAGCAATTAAATTTAGAATGGAACAAATGGGCTACACACAAAATGATTTAGCAGAAATGATTGGATTAAAAAGTAGAGCAAGTGAAATTTTAAATAGAAAGCGAAAATTATCCCTAGAAATGATCCGCACTTTAACTCAAAAATTACATATTCCTTCCGAAGTTCTAATTCAAACATATTAA
- a CDS encoding PglZ domain-containing protein, translating into MVDQWIQQELQHQLSRRQLVVVLDPEGQLTQLVPAWQQAGYQLHQLNHSLPEEWQRVKEELFLRVDIEKAQKVETIIYSQRPKKQLSFLYDYTETHGVLDFSNTEEWLRQKLFKETGLQIQLTKEELLTAAKASVGKDIKWWKAVIQGLADVVNLEQEILPFIANPDAWEQQQADEVIQYVRQKLFAFVAQPVSDKPLKVLVQEVVEQMLHNIVQNKATEDKVWYTNWLDSNQYIAVLKQYVKHFTIPQGFNHWEVESNHCFEEIDRKQLVDVVSNLHNVAFKTKYHSTIKKRIGNHRNPLVPMWWKDISVVLSFDPSKISKLFSLKEVVAYYTTEYQALDRAIRNLYQEFLNEESILKPIQEYYQSINQELIDKWFTYKDDYQSNQQGYLVDLIKNSTKKLAVIVGDGVRWEIAEAVANAIDKTYEVHKQVMLADLPSETEHNMSALYVGDQQVLAKQSDREKELLKRTGKDIAFKKLVDTNATTQDPILVLTYKDIDSAGEKLQLDAIKLFAEFEKVLIKKIEELLRAGYEEVHLVTDHGFVLTGLLSDADKLEVSIDGNHSKSERYIRSVEKQHTDILWSIPKKYEQYQYINVAQSDRPFRTPGVYGFAHGGFAPQEVIIPNFMFKRKGNAQPALQVFISNKNQLTEVSGEYFKIKLETQVSEDSLFDSQRTLNITLYHNNIPLQTVEVITIQKNQQWDKEFGFEGHQQIVVLVEDATTKEKIDQVVVNKSTARDMGGLF; encoded by the coding sequence ATGGTAGATCAATGGATACAACAAGAGCTTCAACATCAGTTGAGCCGCAGACAGTTGGTCGTGGTACTAGATCCAGAAGGCCAATTAACACAATTAGTTCCTGCTTGGCAACAAGCAGGCTATCAGTTGCACCAATTAAATCATAGCTTGCCAGAAGAATGGCAACGGGTAAAAGAAGAATTGTTTTTGCGTGTTGACATCGAGAAAGCCCAAAAAGTAGAGACCATCATCTACTCCCAAAGACCGAAGAAGCAATTGAGCTTTTTGTATGATTATACCGAAACACACGGTGTTTTAGATTTTTCTAACACCGAGGAATGGTTACGTCAAAAACTCTTTAAAGAAACCGGTTTACAAATTCAATTAACCAAAGAAGAACTGCTAACTGCTGCTAAAGCCAGCGTAGGCAAAGACATCAAATGGTGGAAAGCCGTCATTCAAGGCTTAGCTGATGTCGTTAATTTGGAACAAGAAATATTGCCGTTTATAGCCAACCCAGACGCTTGGGAACAGCAACAAGCAGATGAAGTTATTCAGTACGTTCGTCAGAAATTATTTGCTTTTGTTGCTCAACCCGTTTCAGATAAACCATTGAAGGTACTCGTACAAGAAGTGGTCGAGCAAATGTTGCACAACATCGTGCAGAACAAAGCTACTGAAGATAAAGTTTGGTACACCAACTGGTTAGACAGTAACCAATACATAGCTGTATTGAAACAATACGTAAAGCATTTTACGATACCACAGGGCTTCAACCATTGGGAAGTAGAAAGCAACCATTGTTTTGAGGAAATAGACCGCAAACAATTAGTGGATGTGGTGTCGAATTTGCATAATGTGGCATTTAAAACAAAATACCACAGTACCATTAAGAAAAGAATCGGAAACCATCGTAATCCGTTGGTACCAATGTGGTGGAAAGATATTAGTGTCGTTTTAAGTTTTGATCCTTCAAAAATATCTAAGCTATTCAGTTTAAAAGAGGTTGTAGCATATTACACCACCGAATATCAAGCATTGGATCGTGCGATTCGTAACTTGTATCAGGAGTTTTTAAACGAAGAAAGTATTTTAAAACCGATACAAGAATACTATCAAAGCATCAACCAAGAATTGATTGATAAATGGTTCACCTACAAAGACGATTACCAAAGCAATCAACAAGGATATTTGGTTGATTTGATTAAAAATTCAACCAAGAAATTGGCGGTTATTGTAGGCGATGGTGTTCGTTGGGAAATTGCAGAAGCGGTGGCCAATGCCATTGATAAAACCTATGAAGTACATAAGCAAGTGATGTTAGCCGATTTACCATCAGAAACCGAGCATAATATGTCAGCTTTATATGTGGGAGATCAGCAGGTCTTAGCCAAACAAAGCGATCGTGAAAAGGAGTTGCTTAAACGTACAGGGAAAGATATCGCATTCAAGAAATTAGTCGATACCAATGCAACAACACAAGATCCTATTCTAGTTTTAACCTACAAGGATATTGACAGCGCAGGTGAAAAATTACAGTTGGATGCTATTAAATTATTCGCTGAGTTCGAAAAGGTATTAATCAAAAAAATTGAGGAACTTTTACGTGCGGGATACGAGGAAGTACATTTAGTAACCGATCATGGATTTGTATTAACAGGTTTATTATCAGACGCCGATAAGTTAGAAGTATCTATCGACGGAAATCACAGTAAAAGTGAACGTTACATTCGCTCGGTAGAAAAACAACATACGGATATTTTATGGAGCATTCCTAAAAAGTATGAGCAATACCAGTACATCAATGTAGCACAATCCGATCGTCCGTTCCGTACACCAGGAGTGTATGGGTTTGCGCATGGAGGATTTGCACCACAAGAGGTCATCATTCCAAATTTTATGTTCAAACGTAAAGGGAATGCACAACCTGCATTACAGGTATTTATTTCAAATAAAAACCAATTAACAGAGGTATCAGGTGAATATTTTAAAATTAAATTAGAAACTCAAGTAAGTGAAGATTCGCTTTTTGATAGCCAACGTACCCTAAATATTACCTTATACCATAATAACATTCCATTACAAACAGTAGAAGTCATCACTATTCAGAAAAATCAACAATGGGATAAAGAATTTGGATTCGAAGGTCATCAACAGATTGTGGTATTGGTAGAGGATGCCACTACAAAAGAAAAAATAGACCAAGTTGTTGTGAACAAATCGACTGCCCGAGATATGGGAGGATTATTTTAA
- the brxC gene encoding BREX system P-loop protein BrxC, with protein sequence MKIKDLLSIDLNVDIKNVINIEDISENEIQKEIEDYIVTDGLAKDFEQFLDKFTSNAVETGVWISGFYGSGKSYFAKMIGYLLANQNINGTPSRERLLNRFTGIEDEMFFKNKIAKLDRYHNLVVFLDIAKQDTSKGLSYTLFKNFLKTINLPLDEYGYMLFNSMIAAGKTDIYAYVKEIIGKDWAELKGNMRTYFTACKDIHINSGLSEKEYDQLLVSIRSAIDVFSPADLARELKSYIQIKTDTSIVFMFDETSEAINQRKITLLDLEGVSEALNTLGGKVWTIAIAQEKLDDVISNASISKASLVKVTDRFVEKIHLEATEVDTIIKSRILKKTTEGVKLLNDYYQSNSGKIGDHSNLNGYGISNTATVESYTSYYPFYENQFSLLQNFLFGTKGYASTKVAARGMIITTFDIVRKLVKEDELYNTVTGWQIAREANNQPDIRLSSRYSAAEKVLENNTINGRKLLETINFLSESEVVKTSILNIAKAYFNNADDVIKKQNEIKEALQILVDAKIVIESDNAFKITSDVEQKILDEMNSYAVQGYLKKGRLIDYYKKSSLIQQLGSVTDGIKFNFNVQSDDKDDLLNSNVKELAIQVKSLYTMSENRVAEINQLKSQYDEHKGLAVLYPENDHFIEIDKLIDGIIRIEQVEQKYPNKGSDEGKVVQNLLRNKEDKEHTLKNAIDKALASSTLIYCFNTSILNDSNYVSEVQNLQKKMVSNVYNKRLQSQMPEAVAVQVIKEQSPSRLQTLFNSKEFAFFDANGNFVGENLSVVEEVTHIIRNSFVAGTDIEAKLAGAPTGYAYGTILVTLAALLRAGRLAVKTPTQTNPIYAVTDKGALDVFSKANEFKKASFKANTQSLTAHQKKQIVEFFLNNELEYVIQKQEGYKIDYNTNDFQLATAIKDLAKIYINKMQNLTDNVKDFAVYFPKAKEYKDYINAFTSNVTSDNYISRANDFIAQKEELESAILKVDKMEKFVKNNLSKLQNWATYIHEVKTDLNKANALDESITDKMEEYDALLKTDITKAFPQLQQLAQEIKDKYHAKFKALIDQYSVEFRKLQTKAEAIKLDIEALPNNQNAGILQKVKQHLQFAAQRAVTELDLEFSIVNKKSGFSYSEYATATALINQIDVDLDIQKASIVTVVPESTPSSTTEGEIQSEIPSGVAQEPARPVIRKIKAQLPAKNLTVIAYKEWLTKELQKVANAKPDDEIEFEN encoded by the coding sequence ATGAAGATAAAAGATTTACTATCTATCGACTTAAATGTAGATATTAAGAATGTAATCAATATTGAAGATATTTCAGAAAACGAAATCCAAAAAGAGATTGAAGATTATATCGTAACCGATGGTTTAGCGAAAGATTTTGAGCAATTCTTGGATAAATTTACTTCCAATGCCGTTGAAACTGGAGTTTGGATCTCAGGTTTCTATGGATCAGGTAAATCGTATTTCGCTAAAATGATTGGGTATTTATTAGCTAATCAAAACATTAATGGAACTCCTTCGCGTGAACGATTATTGAATCGTTTTACGGGGATTGAAGACGAAATGTTCTTCAAAAATAAGATTGCAAAATTAGATCGATACCACAATCTCGTGGTTTTTTTGGATATTGCTAAACAAGACACTTCTAAGGGGCTTAGTTATACATTATTCAAGAACTTCTTAAAGACAATAAACTTACCACTAGATGAGTATGGCTATATGCTATTCAATTCGATGATTGCGGCAGGAAAGACCGATATTTATGCATATGTAAAAGAAATAATTGGTAAAGATTGGGCAGAGTTGAAAGGGAATATGCGTACCTATTTTACAGCGTGTAAAGACATTCATATAAATTCTGGTCTTTCTGAAAAAGAATACGATCAACTATTGGTTTCTATACGTTCTGCTATTGATGTATTTTCACCAGCTGATTTAGCTCGTGAATTAAAGTCGTATATTCAAATTAAAACGGATACATCCATTGTATTTATGTTTGATGAAACTTCGGAAGCTATTAATCAACGTAAAATTACTTTACTGGATTTAGAAGGAGTATCTGAAGCATTAAATACGCTGGGTGGAAAGGTTTGGACTATCGCTATTGCGCAAGAAAAATTAGATGATGTCATCTCAAATGCCAGCATTTCTAAAGCTTCATTGGTAAAAGTTACCGACCGTTTTGTGGAAAAAATTCACTTAGAAGCAACAGAGGTAGATACCATTATCAAAAGCCGAATTCTTAAGAAAACAACGGAAGGCGTCAAATTATTAAATGATTATTACCAATCAAACTCAGGTAAAATTGGAGACCATTCTAATTTAAATGGCTACGGTATTTCGAATACAGCAACAGTAGAATCATACACATCATATTATCCATTTTACGAAAATCAATTCAGTCTATTACAAAACTTCTTATTTGGTACCAAAGGTTATGCGTCTACTAAAGTGGCGGCTCGTGGGATGATCATTACCACTTTTGATATCGTAAGAAAATTAGTAAAAGAAGATGAATTGTATAACACGGTAACAGGATGGCAAATTGCTCGTGAAGCGAATAACCAACCCGATATTCGTTTATCTAGTCGTTACAGCGCAGCCGAAAAAGTATTAGAAAATAATACGATCAATGGTCGTAAATTATTAGAAACGATCAACTTTTTAAGTGAATCAGAAGTCGTAAAGACCTCTATTTTAAATATTGCTAAAGCTTACTTCAATAATGCAGATGATGTCATCAAAAAACAAAATGAAATTAAGGAAGCTTTACAAATATTAGTGGATGCTAAAATTGTTATCGAAAGTGATAATGCATTCAAAATTACCTCTGACGTAGAGCAGAAAATTTTGGATGAAATGAACAGCTATGCGGTACAAGGTTATTTAAAGAAAGGGCGTTTAATTGATTACTATAAAAAATCATCTTTAATTCAGCAATTGGGAAGTGTCACGGATGGTATAAAATTCAACTTTAATGTACAATCAGACGATAAGGATGATTTGTTGAATTCCAATGTAAAAGAATTGGCTATTCAGGTAAAAAGCTTATATACGATGTCAGAAAATCGTGTAGCTGAAATTAATCAATTGAAAAGCCAATACGACGAGCACAAAGGATTAGCGGTTTTATATCCAGAAAATGATCATTTTATTGAGATTGATAAACTGATTGATGGCATTATTCGTATTGAGCAAGTGGAGCAAAAGTACCCGAACAAAGGTTCTGATGAAGGGAAAGTGGTTCAAAATTTATTACGCAATAAAGAAGACAAGGAGCACACTTTAAAAAATGCGATTGATAAAGCCTTAGCTTCTTCAACGTTGATTTATTGTTTCAATACGTCGATTTTAAACGACAGCAATTACGTTTCGGAAGTGCAAAACTTACAGAAGAAAATGGTCTCGAACGTGTACAACAAGCGTTTACAAAGTCAGATGCCAGAAGCGGTTGCGGTACAGGTTATTAAAGAACAAAGCCCAAGTCGATTACAAACTTTATTCAACAGCAAAGAGTTTGCATTTTTCGATGCGAACGGCAACTTTGTGGGTGAGAATTTAAGTGTGGTAGAAGAAGTAACTCACATTATTCGCAATTCGTTTGTAGCAGGGACAGACATCGAAGCTAAATTAGCTGGCGCTCCAACAGGATACGCTTACGGTACCATTCTAGTAACTTTAGCTGCTTTGTTACGCGCTGGTCGTTTGGCCGTAAAAACGCCTACGCAAACCAATCCAATTTATGCGGTTACAGATAAAGGTGCATTAGATGTTTTCTCAAAAGCCAATGAATTTAAGAAAGCGTCTTTCAAAGCCAATACGCAATCGTTAACAGCACATCAGAAAAAGCAAATTGTAGAATTCTTCTTGAATAATGAGTTAGAATACGTTATTCAAAAGCAAGAAGGATATAAAATAGATTATAATACCAACGATTTTCAATTGGCTACGGCCATTAAAGATTTAGCGAAAATTTACATCAATAAAATGCAAAACTTGACAGATAACGTTAAGGATTTTGCGGTGTATTTTCCAAAAGCGAAAGAATACAAAGATTACATCAATGCGTTTACAAGTAATGTAACTTCTGATAATTACATCAGTCGTGCCAACGATTTTATCGCCCAAAAAGAAGAGTTAGAAAGCGCTATTCTTAAGGTGGATAAGATGGAAAAGTTTGTCAAAAACAATTTGAGTAAACTACAAAATTGGGCAACATATATTCACGAGGTAAAAACAGATTTAAATAAAGCCAATGCTTTGGATGAATCTATTACTGATAAAATGGAAGAATATGATGCTTTACTTAAAACCGATATTACGAAGGCATTTCCACAGTTACAACAATTGGCGCAGGAAATTAAGGATAAATACCATGCGAAATTTAAAGCCTTAATAGACCAGTATTCGGTTGAGTTCAGGAAACTACAAACCAAAGCAGAAGCCATTAAATTAGATATTGAAGCCTTGCCAAACAATCAAAATGCGGGGATTTTACAAAAAGTAAAACAGCATTTACAGTTTGCAGCGCAACGTGCGGTTACGGAGTTGGATTTAGAGTTTTCGATCGTCAATAAGAAATCGGGATTCTCGTATTCTGAATATGCGACAGCGACGGCTTTAATCAATCAAATAGATGTGGATTTAGACATTCAAAAAGCATCTATTGTTACTGTAGTTCCAGAATCTACACCTTCATCAACAACAGAGGGTGAAATACAGTCTGAAATACCTTCGGGAGTAGCACAAGAACCTGCTAGACCTGTCATTCGTAAGATCAAAGCACAACTTCCAGCCAAAAACTTAACGGTAATCGCTTACAAAGAATGGTTGACCAAAGAATTACAGAAAGTAGCCAATGCGAAACCAGATGATGAGATTGAGTTCGAAAACTAA
- a CDS encoding Eco57I restriction-modification methylase domain-containing protein: protein MKLSDHTNHIRQTVQSAVENRLGRLGIAINTVEVNLSAEQQKEKERLLEVFQSLKEETGTNEKAYEKLVDELTFTLFNRIAAIKVSEAHTLIPETITQRPENGNRSFAHSAFLEQFPEKRNEDQEGLVDFIQYEFQNLSENLPLYSLSHYYHLLPTAIELKEIIDAFNAVEADEKDIDPDIWKSDDVLGWLYESYNNYKKVAHKDSKAKTEYDKVSIQSQVYTPKWVVKFLVDNSLGKQYLEMYPHSDIKNKYAIANAPTERVREPKSLHEIKLIDPAMGSGNFLLYAFDVFYDLYQDQIDNYGADYEERDIPKLILEHNLHGVDLDNRAAQIAQLGLYIKARRKKRNIKIDHFNLVSSDFVLPVYEEVKHIFFPSDEKKTSAEQAVERVIISIWDDLQQAHKFGALIRIEEIVEQHLSTFERSEVTLFTSAENETYLSFRQSFINDLYKAVTNYASTGAHNFMQVQASSAVTYLDVLTNKYDVAVANPPYTDSADFGPELKEFVEKYYKKPYKFHTNLYATFIKRCYELTTEDGNVAMVHPPTFMYIKTFEDVRQYILDKTSIDFFVELGLGGIFHNADVQVDACMYILSKLKSNYHSIFIDLKEYKNHSNKNDIFYDLYEKLLIGKIDKKHVFLVDQKDFNRIESSPFIYWISNDLRNIFVENNLQKNVNSIAVGVQLPTTQKIYFHWELADLSSYKNYLKGGDYNKWYGNKWLVVPNNINLNKSEFSRQSLYGVSSGRQSSKGASFRIKYKEEFVDNGSMNGFVNNEDDMLLLLGFLNCNINLYILDCLNPTVNKQAGDLKRMPFINLNNYDKENIINLSRKNIELKQKLCQFSLIERIYTTNPINNDNIFIKESIKIFLINQFYDSILILINESIINEICLNYYNLNEVDSYKYLLSKGEIINSLQISTNAMKEFVNYFPKLDVHVIDKLKQLDTTDSISITEHLIQRISNVVDFDKELEDICIKFNIHPINLWYWFKEANVLPMNKVKEIALEFVTDHIRTLLAQDDDGIIPLYQQALETRLLDRLVAHLHEQGFTAAQIAELDNFFGDNLENYIHSGNYYNDLCNRLKLFKRMPSCPFIWHLSSGKYKAFEVYTSIYQWNRDSIFKLKSVYVAKRREQLGLRKSDLRDAESAAAQAEKELIFDQESELDAFEAKLDELIAENYNPILENGVAINIAPLQKKGMLKIDVLNETQLTKFLKAN from the coding sequence ATGAAACTATCGGATCATACCAATCATATACGCCAAACAGTTCAATCTGCTGTAGAAAACAGATTGGGCCGCTTAGGCATTGCTATAAATACTGTTGAAGTAAATCTATCGGCAGAACAACAAAAAGAAAAGGAACGTTTACTTGAAGTGTTCCAATCGTTGAAAGAAGAAACGGGAACCAATGAAAAAGCATACGAAAAGTTGGTAGACGAATTAACGTTCACCTTATTCAATCGTATTGCAGCTATAAAAGTGTCAGAAGCACATACTTTAATTCCTGAAACCATCACCCAACGTCCAGAAAATGGAAATCGTTCGTTTGCACATTCTGCTTTTTTGGAGCAATTCCCAGAGAAACGAAACGAGGACCAAGAAGGATTGGTAGATTTTATCCAATACGAATTCCAAAATTTGTCAGAGAATTTACCTTTGTACAGTCTTTCGCATTACTACCATTTGTTGCCGACAGCCATCGAACTAAAAGAAATCATCGATGCCTTTAATGCGGTAGAAGCAGACGAAAAAGACATCGATCCTGATATTTGGAAATCAGATGATGTCTTAGGTTGGTTGTACGAAAGCTACAACAACTACAAGAAAGTAGCTCACAAAGATTCAAAAGCGAAAACAGAATACGACAAGGTTTCCATTCAGTCACAGGTATATACCCCAAAATGGGTGGTGAAATTCTTAGTCGATAACAGTTTAGGGAAACAGTATTTGGAGATGTATCCGCATTCGGACATCAAAAACAAATATGCGATTGCCAATGCGCCTACTGAACGTGTGCGTGAACCAAAGTCCTTACACGAAATCAAATTAATTGATCCTGCAATGGGATCGGGAAATTTCTTATTGTATGCCTTCGATGTGTTTTACGATTTGTACCAAGATCAGATTGATAATTATGGAGCTGATTACGAAGAACGCGACATCCCGAAATTAATCTTAGAACACAACTTACACGGGGTCGATTTAGACAACCGTGCAGCGCAAATTGCACAATTAGGCTTGTACATTAAAGCAAGACGTAAAAAACGTAACATCAAAATTGACCATTTCAATTTAGTGAGTTCAGATTTTGTATTGCCCGTATACGAAGAGGTCAAACATATTTTCTTCCCTTCAGACGAGAAGAAAACGAGCGCTGAACAAGCCGTAGAAAGAGTAATCATCAGCATTTGGGACGATTTGCAACAAGCACACAAGTTTGGGGCCTTAATCCGTATTGAAGAAATCGTAGAGCAACATTTATCTACTTTCGAGCGATCAGAAGTCACTTTATTTACTTCTGCCGAAAATGAAACCTACCTTTCTTTCCGTCAATCTTTTATCAACGATTTATACAAAGCGGTAACCAATTATGCATCTACAGGGGCGCACAATTTTATGCAGGTGCAAGCATCCAGTGCGGTAACCTATTTAGATGTTTTAACCAACAAATATGATGTAGCGGTAGCAAACCCACCGTACACAGATTCGGCAGATTTTGGACCTGAATTAAAAGAATTTGTAGAAAAGTACTACAAGAAACCCTATAAGTTTCATACCAATTTATACGCAACGTTTATTAAACGTTGTTATGAGCTAACCACAGAAGATGGTAATGTGGCAATGGTACACCCTCCAACATTTATGTACATCAAAACATTTGAAGATGTACGTCAATATATTTTAGATAAAACTTCTATTGATTTCTTTGTTGAGTTAGGCTTGGGAGGTATATTTCATAATGCAGATGTCCAGGTAGACGCTTGTATGTACATTTTATCAAAATTGAAATCTAATTATCATTCAATATTTATTGATTTAAAAGAATATAAAAATCACTCTAATAAAAATGATATTTTTTACGATTTATATGAAAAACTATTGATAGGAAAAATAGATAAAAAGCATGTTTTTCTAGTAGATCAAAAGGATTTTAATAGAATAGAATCATCTCCTTTTATATATTGGATATCTAATGATCTTAGGAATATTTTTGTAGAAAATAATTTACAAAAAAATGTAAATTCTATTGCTGTTGGAGTACAGTTGCCAACAACTCAAAAAATATATTTTCATTGGGAATTAGCTGATTTATCTAGTTATAAAAATTATTTAAAAGGTGGAGATTATAATAAGTGGTATGGCAATAAATGGTTAGTAGTTCCAAATAATATTAATTTAAATAAAAGTGAATTTTCTAGGCAATCTCTATATGGAGTTTCTTCTGGGAGACAATCTTCAAAAGGTGCTTCATTTAGAATCAAATATAAAGAAGAATTTGTTGATAATGGTTCAATGAATGGCTTTGTTAATAATGAAGATGACATGTTATTACTGTTGGGCTTTTTAAATTGTAATATTAATTTATATATACTTGATTGTTTAAATCCTACGGTAAATAAACAGGCAGGAGATTTAAAAAGAATGCCATTTATAAACTTAAATAATTATGATAAAGAAAATATCATCAATTTATCTAGAAAAAATATTGAATTAAAACAGAAATTATGTCAATTCTCTTTAATTGAAAGAATTTACACTACTAATCCTATAAATAATGATAATATATTTATAAAAGAAAGTATTAAAATATTTTTAATTAATCAATTTTATGACTCTATTTTGATTCTAATAAATGAAAGTATAATAAATGAAATTTGTTTAAATTATTATAATTTGAATGAAGTCGATAGTTATAAATATTTATTATCGAAAGGAGAAATAATTAATTCTTTACAAATTTCAACAAATGCTATGAAGGAATTTGTAAATTATTTTCCAAAGTTAGATGTTCATGTTATTGATAAGCTTAAACAACTTGATACCACAGACAGTATATCGATAACTGAACATTTAATTCAAAGAATTAGTAATGTGGTAGATTTTGATAAAGAGCTGGAAGATATTTGTATTAAATTCAATATTCATCCAATTAACTTATGGTATTGGTTTAAAGAAGCCAATGTGTTACCTATGAATAAAGTTAAAGAAATTGCTTTAGAGTTTGTAACCGATCATATCCGCACTTTATTGGCACAAGACGATGATGGGATCATTCCATTGTACCAACAAGCGTTAGAAACACGTTTGTTAGATCGTTTAGTAGCACACTTACACGAGCAAGGCTTTACAGCTGCACAAATTGCTGAGTTGGATAATTTTTTCGGAGATAATTTAGAAAATTACATACATAGTGGTAATTATTATAATGATTTATGTAATAGATTGAAATTATTCAAAAGAATGCCATCTTGTCCATTCATTTGGCATCTGTCTTCAGGCAAGTACAAAGCGTTTGAGGTGTATACTTCTATTTACCAATGGAACCGCGACAGTATTTTCAAACTAAAATCGGTTTATGTAGCCAAACGCAGAGAGCAACTCGGATTGCGCAAATCGGATTTACGAGATGCTGAATCAGCAGCTGCACAAGCAGAAAAAGAATTAATCTTTGATCAAGAAAGCGAACTTGATGCTTTCGAAGCCAAATTAGACGAATTGATTGCAGAAAATTACAATCCTATTTTAGAAAATGGTGTAGCTATAAATATTGCACCTCTTCAGAAAAAAGGAATGTTAAAAATTGACGTTCTAAATGAAACTCAATTGACAAAATTTCTTAAAGCTAACTAA